Proteins found in one Populus alba chromosome 14, ASM523922v2, whole genome shotgun sequence genomic segment:
- the LOC118041382 gene encoding probable helicase CHR10 isoform X4 translates to MLSSMGLGKTLQAISFLSYLKVHQKSSGPYLVLCPLSVTDGWVSEIDKFTPKLKVLRYVGEKEHRRSLRKTIHEHVKESPSSSDVSLLPFDVLLTTYDIALVDKEFLSQIPWHYAIVDEAQRLKNPKSVLYNVLIDQFLMPRRLLMTGTPIQNNLTELWALMHFCMPSVFGTLDQFLSTFRETADASSDHDATKVKRQFKTLKSILKSFMLRRTKSTLIKCGNLVLPSLTEITVMAPLVSLQKKVYASILRKELPKLLALSSSASNHQSLQNMASGKLTILDQLLEKLHDSGHRVLLFAQMTHTLDILQDFLELRKYSYERLDGSVRAEERFAAIRSFSGQSGRSGSESDQNSSFVFMISTRAGGVGLNLVAADTVIFYEQDWNPQVDKQALQRAHRIGQMNHVLSINLVTRHTVEEVIMQRAKRKLQLSHDVVGDDVMEEDRKETGGIETGDLRSIIFGLHRFDLSEVNSEKSNELNASELKALAQKVIALRCEQILDKDDRKFEVNPIGQEKGLDFVSGGDSALASYDPGLDEASYLSWVEKFKETSQSNENPVMDLGNRRNLPDNKYLNLEAAKKKAEEKKLSKWEALGYHSLSVGDPIYPVDGDALSDSGFVHFVVGDCTHPDKLCSSEPSVIFSCVDESGNWGHGGMFDALAKLSSSIPAAYQQASEFRDLHLGDVHLVKIIENTDGQNMEGDTPRWVALAVVQSYNPRRKVPRSEISILDLEACLSKASFAAAQNSASIHMPRIGYQDGTDRSQWYTVERLLRKYASVFGIKIYVYYYRRSS, encoded by the exons ATGTTATCCTCg ATGGGATTAGGGAAGACCTTGCAAGCCATCTCTTTCTTAAGTTATTTGAAAGTTCATCAGAAGTCATCTGGACCATATT TGGTGTTGTGCCCTTTAAGTGTGACAGATGGATGGGTGTCAGAGATAGACAAATTCACCCCCAAACTAAAAGTCCTTAGGTATGTCGGTGAGAAAGAACACCGGCGCAGTTTGCGCAAGACAATACATGAACATGTGAAAGAGAGTCCTTCATCATCTGAC GTATCATTGTTGCCTTTTGACGTGCTATTGACAACATATGACATTGCATTAGTGGATAAAGAATTCTTGTCACAGATTCCATGGCACTATGCTATAGTTGATGAAGCTCAAAGACTTAAAAATCCTAAGAGC GTTCTTTATAATGTTCTCATAGACCAGTTCCTTATGCCAAGACGGTTGTTGATGACTGGCACACCCATCCAGAATAATCTCACTGAACTCTGGGCTCTGATGCATTTTTGCATGCCTTCAGTGTTTGGAACCCTGGATCAGTTCCTTTCCACGTTTAGGGAAACTGCTGATGCTTCATCAG ATCATGATGCAACAAAGGTCAAGCGGCAATTCAAGActttaaaaagtatattgaaATCCTTCATGCTTCGAAGAACAAAATCTACGCTTATAAAGTGTGGAAACCTAGTGCTGCCATCATTGACTGAGATTACTGT GATGGCTCCACTGGTCAGCCTGCAAAAGAAAGTTTATGCCTCAATATTGAGGAAGGAGCTTCCAAAACTTCTTGCGCTGTCTTCTTCAGCTTCCAATCATCAATCTCTGCAGAATATG GCCAGTGGGAAACTTACAATTTTGGACCAACTACTTGAGAAGCTACATGATTCTGGACATCGTGTGCTTCTCTTTGCTCAAATGACACACACACTTGACATTTTACAG GATTTTCTAGAGCTTCGAAAGTATTCATATGAGCGTCTTGATGGTTCAGTTCGAGCTGAGGAGCGTTTTGCTGCAATAAGAAGTTTTAGTGGACAGTCAGGGAGGTCTGGTTCTGAATCTGATCAAAATagctcttttgtttttatgatatcCACAAGAGCTGGAGGAGTTGGCTTGAATCTCGTGGCTGCAGATACG GTTATATTCTATGAGCAAGATTGGAATCCTCAGGTTGACAAACAGGCTTTGCAGCGAGCACACAGGATTGGTCAAATGAACCATGTCCTGTCAATAAACTTAGTTACAAGGCATACTGTGGAGGAG GTTATTATGCAAAGAGCAAAGAGGAAATTGCAGCTTAGCCATGATGTTGTAGGAGATGATGTCATGGAAGAGGACAGAAAAGAAACAGGAGGAATTGAAACTGGTGATTTGCGATCTATCATATTTGGGTTACATAGGTTTGATCTTTCGGAGGTCAACagtgaaaaatcaaatgaattaaaTGCCTCAGAATTGAAAGCTTTGGCACAGAAAGTAATTGCTCTGCGATGTGAGCAGATATTGGACAAAGATGATAGAAAGTTTGAGGTCAATCCTATTGGTCAAGAAAAAGGACTTGATTTTGTTAGTGGAGGAGATTCTGCTCTTGCAAGCTATGATCCTGGTCTTGATGAGGCATCATATCTATCATGGGTTGAAAAATTCAAGGAAACATCACAATCAAATGAAAATCCGGTTATGGATTTGGGAAATAGAAGGAACTTGCCTGATAATAAGTATCTTAATCTTGAGGCTGCAAAGAAAAAGGCAGAGGAGAAAAAGTTGTCAAAGTGGGAGGCCCTTGGATACCATTCATTATCCGTTGGGGATCCCATCTACCCTGTAGATGGGGATGCATTGTCAGACTCAGGTTTTGTTCATTTTGTTGTTGGGGATTGTACACATCCAGATAAGCTCTGCTCGTCTGAGCCCAGTGTCATATTCAG TTGTGTAGATGAATCAGGAAATTGGGGCCATGGAGGAATGTTCGATGCACTGGCCAAACTGTCTTCAAGCATCCCTGCTGCATATCAACAAGCCTCCGAATTTAGGGACCTTCATCTTGGTGATGTCCATCTTGTAAAAATTATTG AGAATACTGATGGGCAGAACATGGAAGGTGATACTCCACGGTGGGTTGCTTTGGCTGTTGTACAATCTTATAATCCTAGGCGCAAAGTGCCTCGTAGTGAGATCTCAATTCTTGACTTGGAGGCTTGCCTGTCCAAAGCGTCTTTTGCTGCAGCTCAAAATTCAG CCTCAATCCACATGCCTCGTATTGGTTATCAAGATGGAACAGATCGCTCACAGTGGTATACTGTTGAACGTCTTCTACGAAAATATGCTTCGGTTTTTGGAATAAAGATCTACGT GTATTATTATCGACGATCATCTTGA